The genomic DNA CGGCACCGCCGGCGAACCCCGCCGGGGTGCCTCCCAGCCCCTCGCCGCCCTCGCTCATCGCCTCGAGCCCTCCGGTTCGTGGTCGTCCTGTGGTCATCCTGTGGTCATTGTGTCGTCCCCGCGCCCGGATCCGGCCTAGTCCAGGATCTCACCGGTCGTCACGTTGACGGCCGGTGCGACCTGTGCCGCGCCGGCGGCCAGCCGGTCGGCGATGGTGCGCGCCAGCGCGGGACCGATGCCGGGCACGGCGGCCAGCTCGTCCGGGTCCGCCGCCCGGATCGCCTTGACCGACCCGAACGCCTTGAGCAGCGCCGCCCGTCGGGCGGGGCCGAGCCCGGGGATCGTGTCCAGGGCGCTCGTCGTCATGGCCTTGCTCCGGCGCTGCCGATGGAACGTGATCGCGAACCGGTGCGCCTCGTCCCGGATCCGCTGCAGCAGGAACAGCGCGTCGCTGCCGCGCGGCAGGATGACGGGGAACTCCTCCCCCGGCAGCCACACCTCTTCGAGCCGCTTGGCGAGCCCCACCAGCGCCACGTCGGTGACGCCGAGCGCGTCCAGCGCCGCCTGCGCCGCGTTGACCTGGGGCAGCCCGCCGTCGACGACCACGAGCTGGGGGGCGTAGGCGAACCGTCGTGCCTTGCCGGTCTCGGGGTCGATCCCGGCCGGTACGTCGGGGCCCGCCGAGCTCGACGCCTCGGCCACGTGCCGCCGGAAGCGCCGGGTGAGCACCTCGTGCATGGCCGCCGTGTCGTCGGTGGCGCCGGTCTCGGCCTCGCCGCGGACCGCGAAGCGGCGGTATTCGCCCTTGCGCGGCAGGCCGTCCTCGAACACCACCATCGAGGCCACGACGTTGGTGCCCTGCACGTGGCTGACGTCGAAGCACTCGATCCGCAGCGGCGCCTCCGCCAGGCCCAGGGCCTCCTGCAGGTCGGCGAGGGCCTGGCCGCGCGCGGTGAGGTCGCCGGCCCGGGCCACCTTGTGCCGCGCCAGCGCCTGCTGGGCGTTGCGGGTGACCGTCTCGGCCAGGGCGCGCTTGTCGCCCCGCTGGGGCACCCGGACCGACACCCGCGCCCGACGTACCTCCGACAGCAGCGCGGCGACGGCCTCGCAGTCCGCCGGCAGCGTCGGCACCAGCACCTCCCGCGGCACGCCCTCGGCCGACTCCGCCGCGTAGACCTGCATAAGGAGCTGCTGCACGAGGTCCGCGTCGTCGGCGGACTCCCGCTCGCTGACCCAACCGCGCTGACCGCGGACGCGGCCGCCGCGCACGTGGAAGACCTGCACGGCCACCTCGAGCTCGTCGCTGGCCATCCCGAACACGTCGGCGTCGGTGGCGTCGGCAAGCACCACCGCGGACCGCTCCAGGGCGCGCTCCAGCG from Austwickia sp. includes the following:
- the uvrC gene encoding excinuclease ABC subunit UvrC; this translates as MADPSTYRPRPGEIPTEPGVYRFRDAHGRVIYVGKAKSLRQRLSSYFQDVAGLHPRTQTMVRTGASVEWTVVATEVEALQLEYSWIKEFEPRFNVKYRDDKSYPYLAVTMAEEFPRAQVLRGAKRAGTRYFGPYAHAWAIRETLDQLLRVFPVRTCSKGVFHRAGLSGRPCLLGYIDKCSAPCVGRVDADAHRAIAEELCDFLAGNTGRFVKRLEAQMRAAAAELDFETAARLRDDLGALERALERSAVVLADATDADVFGMASDELEVAVQVFHVRGGRVRGQRGWVSERESADDADLVQQLLMQVYAAESAEGVPREVLVPTLPADCEAVAALLSEVRRARVSVRVPQRGDKRALAETVTRNAQQALARHKVARAGDLTARGQALADLQEALGLAEAPLRIECFDVSHVQGTNVVASMVVFEDGLPRKGEYRRFAVRGEAETGATDDTAAMHEVLTRRFRRHVAEASSSAGPDVPAGIDPETGKARRFAYAPQLVVVDGGLPQVNAAQAALDALGVTDVALVGLAKRLEEVWLPGEEFPVILPRGSDALFLLQRIRDEAHRFAITFHRQRRSKAMTTSALDTIPGLGPARRAALLKAFGSVKAIRAADPDELAAVPGIGPALARTIADRLAAGAAQVAPAVNVTTGEILD